The nucleotide window GAACCTTAACGCAAAAATTGCGCAGTGCGTTCGCTGATTTACTGTTACTTATGGACGGTAAAGACATCAAAAAAATGAAACCAGGTAAACCTGAAGTAGCAGAAGACAAAAAATAACCTCGCTTGTGCTTGTATTTATTACCACAGGTTGTTGTAAATACCCATAAAAAAACGCCCGATAGGATATCGGGCGTTTTTTTATATCAATCGCTTAGAACCATTACTGTTCCATTGTTATAAACTCTATATTGTCGACGGTTAATGTATAACTTGTCGGTATTTCTTTCGCGCCATCGACTAAATTCAATTCAGGTGATGCTTGTTCTGATGACATTTTACCTTTAACTTCGATTGGCGTGAACATGCTCAGTGACGGCGGTTCAATTGGTGTCACTAGCTTAGCATATACAATCTGATTCGCTGCCGGTGGTGGCTCATGAATACAGGCGCCGACATATGGCACTAACAAAAATTCTTTAACCTTTTTCCCTTCAAATTCAAGAGGTAGTAAAAAACCACGCATTTGAATATTGGCGTCATCTAATGCCGGATTTGTTGACGCAAACTCTTGCTCACGTTGAGCAATAATGTCTTCGCGTATTTTAAACAACTTTTCTACATCATAACCTTTGGCTTTTAAATCAGCATTGGCTTGGTCAACTAGTTTTTGCGTTTCTTCGTCAACTTCTTGACCGCTAGCAATGATGTCGTTAACGATGGCAATTTGCTGCATTTTACGAATATCTTCGATTTCCATGCCTTCAAATGGGTTTTCTATTTCTTTTTTGACCACGTGTTCATTGAGCGTTTCCCAAGTCACTTTTTTGTAGTCAGCGGCCGAAACACTGGCCGTAAACAGAGCCACGGATAACGAAATTAATGCAAGTAGATTTTTCATACTTTAACGGTTTCCTATTTAACTTTTGACCGACATGCCATCGGATAAAGCGTAACGATAAATTTGAATGCTTGGAATTAAACTGATTAATATACCAGCGACACCAACTAATGACAGCAAGGCCAGCTCTTGATTTGACGGTAAACCAATATCAAGATAGATGCCGAAATTATTCAGGACAAATGGCTTAATTGCAAATAAAACTGCATATAAACAACCAAGTCCAGCCACTAAACCGGCAACGATAATGGCGGTTGCCTCACCCATCATCAAGCCAAATATATGCCCAGGACGAGCACCTATAGCGCGCAATATCGCCATTTCTCGGCGACGCTGACTGAGACTGTTCAACAATATGATCAACATTGACGCCAATGAAATAATGACCACCATAATGGAGATTGCGAATAAGGTCTTTTCAACCACAGACAATATTGACCATAGCTCTAATAACGCCACCCCAGGCATTATTGCCATCAAAGGTTCCGCTTTAAATTTGTTGATCACTTGCATCATGGTGAGCGCATGTGGTCGCTCGTATAGACCAACATAAAACCCGCTTATGGTATCGGCTGCATGATGATGATCGGCATGATTATGGGCATCAAAGCTGTCGTTTGCTAACGGTTGTTGATGTTCTTCATGTTGATGCTGCTCATCGTGCTCATCGTGTGCGGCATGTTCATCATGTTGATGCTGCTCGTCGTGTTCGTCATGCGCGGCATGTTCTTCATGTTGGTGATGTTCATCGTGTTCGTCATGCGCGGCATGTTCATCATGCTGGTGATGTTCATCGTGTTCGTCGTGTGCGGCATGTTCATCATGTTGGTGATGTTCATCGTGCTCGTCATGTGCGGCATGTTCATCATGTTGGTGATGTTCATCGTGCTCGTCATGTGCGGCATGCTCCGCTTCTGTGACATGGGCGCTTGGTTTAGTGTTTGGCTTAGCCGCAGACGCCTTTTTTAACGCGTCTTTCACAGACAATGTTCCGCTATCTGCAATGGCAAAAGGGTCAATACCCTGTTCGATGATTTTTTGCTCTTTGTGCAGGCCTTCAATACCTTCCAATGAAATAAACACCGTGCGATCTATTGGTGTCGCGGTGGGCGCTAAAATACCAACGATATAGAAAGGGTCTTCATCATGATGAATATAACTATCCGCGCCGCCATGGGAAATAATCACTTTATCACCGAGCTTATAATTGAGTTTTTCCGCAACTTCGGCACCAATGACCACATCTGTTTGTTTAACAAACCACTGCCCTTGGCGTGCTTGCAAGGATTGCTTCACACCGTACTTATAATGCTGGTAAAACTCTGCGGTTGTGCCCATTACGGTATACCCCTTATGGGTATCTCCCAATGAAAAAGGTATCGTCCATTTCACCAGCTTGTTAGCACTTATCTCTTCAAATGATTCGTATTTAATACCTTGTGTTGCGGTGCCCATTTGAAACAC belongs to Thalassotalea sp. HSM 43 and includes:
- a CDS encoding DUF3299 domain-containing protein, whose product is MKNLLALISLSVALFTASVSAADYKKVTWETLNEHVVKKEIENPFEGMEIEDIRKMQQIAIVNDIIASGQEVDEETQKLVDQANADLKAKGYDVEKLFKIREDIIAQREQEFASTNPALDDANIQMRGFLLPLEFEGKKVKEFLLVPYVGACIHEPPPAANQIVYAKLVTPIEPPSLSMFTPIEVKGKMSSEQASPELNLVDGAKEIPTSYTLTVDNIEFITMEQ
- a CDS encoding ABC transporter permease, yielding MAIANLAIKSFRNRKATVLLTIFSIAMSVALLIAIEKVRVQAKDSFTSTISGTDLIVGARTSSVNLLLSSVFQMGTATQGIKYESFEEISANKLVKWTIPFSLGDTHKGYTVMGTTAEFYQHYKYGVKQSLQARQGQWFVKQTDVVIGAEVAEKLNYKLGDKVIISHGGADSYIHHDEDPFYIVGILAPTATPIDRTVFISLEGIEGLHKEQKIIEQGIDPFAIADSGTLSVKDALKKASAAKPNTKPSAHVTEAEHAAHDEHDEHHQHDEHAAHDEHDEHHQHDEHAAHDEHDEHHQHDEHAAHDEHDEHHQHEEHAAHDEHDEQHQHDEHAAHDEHDEQHQHEEHQQPLANDSFDAHNHADHHHAADTISGFYVGLYERPHALTMMQVINKFKAEPLMAIMPGVALLELWSILSVVEKTLFAISIMVVIISLASMLIILLNSLSQRRREMAILRAIGARPGHIFGLMMGEATAIIVAGLVAGLGCLYAVLFAIKPFVLNNFGIYLDIGLPSNQELALLSLVGVAGILISLIPSIQIYRYALSDGMSVKS